ATTCCATCATTTACTGCGAATATCCCCAAAGGAAGATAATTCTTTAAATCCATAAGTTCTTCTTTCAATTGTTCAATAAAAAACCTGTGCATGTAATACGGATACTTGCTCAGGTCTTCGTTTATATTAATACGGGTAACGGCATTCATACCAAAATCCTCTACAGCTTTGAGATATCCTTCAAGACGTTCATTTATGGAAGAAACATTGGACATGTCGGAAACAAAAGCTATGTTTCTAAACCCCTGCATAGCTATATGTCTAACTGCCGAGTATGCACCACCCTGGTTATCAGACCCGGTATAGTCTATATCATTAAGCCCGGGATTCCTATCAATCAAGCCCAAATATACACCTTTTGCTTTAAGTTTATCAAGCTTTGAACTAATAAGACTGTTATTACATGGGAAAATAATAATCCCTTCTACATGATTCTCTACAAGCCTGTCAATACATAATATTTCTTCGTCAGGCAAACCTTCTGAACAACAGGCAACAGTAAAATACCCTCTTTTCCAGGCCTGTTTTTGAAAACCGGAAAAAATCATGCCATTAAACCCGGCAATTAGATTGCCCAGCACCAGACCCAACACGGGATTCTTATACTTCGGTTTAATATATGGAAGCTCCTTTGAAACAAAGGTTCCTTTTCCCCTCGTCCTTTCCACATAACCTTCATCTACCAGTTCTGTCATTGCCTGTCTCACAGGGAACCTGCTTATACCATACATTTTGCATAATTCAAGTTCTGCAGGTATTATATCACCCGCTTTCAAGTCCCCCGTTCTTATTTGGTTAATAATCAGATTTTTTACTTGCATGTATAATGGTATACTGGACCCTTTTTCTATTCCCATTGAGTTTGACCTTTCTACTGTTCTTCACTTTTTTGCTTATCTCTTTATAGTGCACAAATTATGTTATGTATTTGTCATGTTTTTTGTCCAATTTATAATTTTTGTTATTAATTTGTTATTTAAGTTTATTATATTGTATGTAACAAGTTTTGTCAATTAATATAAATTACTTTTGCAATTCTGCAACAAAAATAAATTTTGTCTTTTTTTATTTATTATTACATTTCACCAAATACTCATTGCCCCCTTTAAAGGGGTGGTTTTAGCCATCTAA
This genomic interval from Bacillota bacterium contains the following:
- a CDS encoding GntR family transcriptional regulator, with the translated sequence MGIEKGSSIPLYMQVKNLIINQIRTGDLKAGDIIPAELELCKMYGISRFPVRQAMTELVDEGYVERTRGKGTFVSKELPYIKPKYKNPVLGLVLGNLIAGFNGMIFSGFQKQAWKRGYFTVACCSEGLPDEEILCIDRLVENHVEGIIIFPCNNSLISSKLDKLKAKGVYLGLIDRNPGLNDIDYTGSDNQGGAYSAVRHIAMQGFRNIAFVSDMSNVSSINERLEGYLKAVEDFGMNAVTRININEDLSKYPYYMHRFFIEQLKEELMDLKNYLPLGIFAVNDGIAIQCINILENEGLVVGKDVGIVGFDNNPETQYMNVPLTTVAQNGYLIGKNAADIAIDKIEGKAIQVYKSIVPTQLIVRNSCGERGV